A window of the Salvelinus fontinalis isolate EN_2023a chromosome 26, ASM2944872v1, whole genome shotgun sequence genome harbors these coding sequences:
- the LOC129823936 gene encoding protein FAM151A-like encodes MEEEKTEKMYEEGKKKEKEEEENEDLRRYCQYFTKEQLIMLCVCVALLVLLLVIIITSVLLTQNGGRASETILPFPTDGDMLDFLVQTGDIRERDALYATWYHRANNKSEMNIALQSSIMVLEADVTVQGYATVNVTTIPIMAHPPAVYSDNTLDQWLDAVLQSKKGIKLDFKCIEAVTPSLGILSMKNQTKGINRPVWLNADILPGPNVPAFWPVIDGPEFLAMIHQSFPDVTISPGWAVLYLPQFPNVTYTQAMVEDMYAIIKNVPQTVTFPIHALMAKNGWPHISWLLSQSPKFSLTLWQSQEKNPSVNDLLFVRDNTNPKRVYYDIYEPVLSQFKEAAKQRDRQRRFYPGGDLIDYFQPKYRDGLYIQWNTVTDRTSLLSLLSDSASGMLIIPVGSGSAQPGVPVVEGSRPEFLLQDSLNLVLASPKPFGIYLRIQSQSQLEPSLHLLSSAYHSDLLYRPVWVNMALSHGAFQTQGYISGREFLHTVNQVFPYVTLAPSWPLEVLREGYNRAMVDDMEVLLKGAWQAVSLQVRAEPLGRSVEGQRRIREVQSRYSLTVETGTESGIDEAGPQAIMANLSGSKDRSLFFYN; translated from the exons ATGGAGgaggaaaagacagagaaaatgtatgaagaaggaaagaagaaagagaaagaggaagaagagAATGAAGACCTGAGGAGATATTGTCAATACTTTACTAAAGAACAGTTGAtcatgctgtgtgtctgtgttgctcTGCTTGTGCTACTTCTGGTCATCATCATCACCTCTGTTCTCCTGACTCAAAATGG TGGTAGGGCATCTGAAACGATCCTGCCGTTCCCTACTGATGGAGACATGCTGGACTTCCTCGTCCAAACTGGAGACATCAGGGAGAGAGACGCGCTGTACGCCACCTGGTATCACCGTGCCAACAACAAGTCAGAGATGAACATAGCACTGcaaa GTTCTATCATGGTTCTGGAGGCTGATGTGACTGTGCAGGGATACGCTACGGTCAACGTGACCACTATCCCCATCATGGCTCATCCTCCTGCTGTCTACAGTGACAACACTCTGGACCAGTGGCTGGATGCCGTGCTCCAGTCAAAGAAAG GCATAAAGCTGGACTTCAAATGCATCGAGGCGGTGACTCCCTCTCTGGGCATCCTGAGCATGAAGAACCAGACTAAAGGCATCAACCGGCCGGTGTGGCTAAACGCTGACATCCTCCCTGGGCCAAACGTCCCAGCCTTCTGGCCTGTCATCGACGGACCTGA ATTCTTGGCAATGATCCATCAGAGTTTTCCAGACGTGACCATCTCTCCTGGATGGGCAGTTCTGTATCTGCCCCAGTTCCCAAACGTCACCTACACACAGGCCATGGTGGAGGACATGTACGCCATCATCAAAAATGTCCCTCAGACAGTCACCTTCCCCATCCACGCGCTCATGGCCAAGAACGGATGGCCTCACATCAGCTGGCTACTCAGCCAGTCACCAAA GTTCAGTCTGACTCTGTGGCAGAGCCAGGAAAAGAACCCCAGTGTGAATGACCTGCTGTTCGTCAGAGACAACACCAACCCTAAGCGGGTCTACTATGACATCTATGAACCTGTCCTGTCCCAGTTTAAAGAAGCTGCCA AGCAAAGAGATCGGCAGAGGAGGTTCTACCCTGGAGGAGACCTGATTGACTATTTCCAGCCGAAATATAGAGATGGCTTGTACATCCAGTGGAACACAGTCACCGACAGAACCTCACTGCTTTCTCTGCTGTCAG ACAGTGCCAGTGGCATGCTCATCATTCCAGTAGGATCTGGTTCCGCCCAGCCTGGGGTCCCAGTGGTGGAGGGCTCCCGTCCAGAGTTCCTTCTCCAGGACTCCCTGAACCTGGTTCTGGCCTCTCCAAAACCCTTTGGTATCTACTTAAGGATCCAGTCCCAGAGCCAGCTGgaaccctctctccacctcctcagcTCAGCTTACCACAGCGACCTCCTGTACCGCCCCGTCTGGGTCAACATGGCTCTGTCCCATGGAGCCTTCCAGACCCAGGGCTACATCTCTGGGAGGGAGTTCCTCCACACAGTCAACCAGGTGTTCCCCTATGTGACCCTGGCCCCCAGCTGGCCTCTTGAAGTCCTGAGGGAGGGGTATAACAGGGCCATGGTGGATGACATGGAGGTTTTACTGAAGGGGGCGTGGCAGGCTGTGTCCCTGCAGGTGAGGGCGGAGCCACTGGGGAGATctgtggagggacagaggaggatTCGGGAGGTGCAGTCACGGTACTCACTTACAGTGGAGACCGGGACAGAAAGTGGGATTGATGAGGCAGGACCACAGGCAATCATGGCCAACCTCTCTGGGAGCAAAGACAGAAGCTTGTTTTTTTATAACTGA